The following are encoded in a window of Lichenicola cladoniae genomic DNA:
- a CDS encoding methyltransferase domain-containing protein yields MSLPSQPKHSPPTVDEIRSEFIDQIEQSGKRSIHETSSSSLDKPVATKVAGGIVDVPNLLKLHGPEFVIALYDQVLGRTPDEAGLRHHLGLLANGADKSDLVRSLRGTSEGEQFGSMMIGLWPRNRLARLYALPFIGRPARIMVSLLGVSRLKSDVQMLHDFIVVLQRQSQELRQDLEGLRRGYDNQLGEIQDRLRSVQKRVTDSVSRGQLVVVTRRVEAFESAQTEQIEALRSELAAEAWADPLLLLADRQDEADRRLGTLGVAFDEARMLRDAITTIAQAFSTVAEHEGWSETGAGLVARAAEALQLQDDRIRNAERLAAEAHDDMRDQSRRLSLLLETVRRRAEPFDAGQHAIVEDEQDHLLDSLYVEFEARFRGSRDLIKQRQRVHLDVMVTAGAGAEGRPIIDVGAGRGEWLELLRDEGLQASGIDLNRTMVASCKALGLDCIMGDAVAELALLEAGSIGAVTGFHLIEHLPFRTMVSLLDEAHRVLAPSGVILFETPNPANLQVGSRFFYLDPTHRNPLPGEMVAMIAEARGFDRVRIVPLHPMPQTFSSMDKQLGRQLDALLHGPQDYALIAYKA; encoded by the coding sequence GTGTCCCTGCCGTCCCAGCCAAAGCATTCCCCACCAACGGTCGACGAGATCCGGTCCGAGTTCATCGACCAGATCGAGCAATCGGGGAAACGATCGATACACGAGACTTCATCCTCCAGCCTGGATAAGCCGGTCGCCACCAAGGTTGCAGGCGGCATTGTCGATGTGCCGAACCTGCTCAAGCTGCATGGTCCCGAGTTCGTCATCGCCTTGTATGACCAGGTGCTCGGCCGGACACCGGATGAAGCGGGCCTTCGCCACCATCTCGGTCTGCTCGCAAACGGCGCCGACAAGTCCGATCTGGTTCGATCGCTCCGAGGAACGTCGGAAGGTGAACAGTTCGGTAGCATGATGATCGGGTTGTGGCCCCGCAACCGTCTTGCCCGCCTCTATGCCCTCCCCTTCATCGGCCGCCCTGCAAGGATTATGGTCTCGCTGCTTGGGGTAAGCCGGCTGAAATCCGACGTGCAGATGCTGCACGATTTCATTGTGGTCCTTCAGCGGCAGAGCCAAGAACTGAGGCAGGACCTCGAAGGTCTCAGGCGCGGCTACGACAACCAGCTCGGTGAGATCCAGGACCGTCTGCGCTCGGTTCAGAAGCGTGTCACGGACTCGGTCTCGCGTGGTCAACTCGTTGTAGTCACCCGGCGGGTTGAAGCTTTCGAGAGCGCACAGACCGAACAGATCGAAGCGCTCCGGTCGGAGCTGGCAGCAGAGGCCTGGGCTGATCCTCTCTTGTTGCTTGCGGACCGGCAGGATGAGGCCGATCGGCGCCTTGGAACCCTTGGGGTGGCGTTCGACGAGGCCCGGATGCTGCGCGATGCAATCACCACCATCGCCCAGGCGTTCTCTACGGTTGCCGAACATGAAGGGTGGTCCGAGACCGGGGCGGGCCTGGTGGCACGCGCGGCAGAGGCGCTGCAGCTTCAGGATGATCGCATACGCAACGCCGAGCGCCTAGCCGCGGAGGCGCATGACGACATGCGAGACCAGAGCCGGCGTCTGAGCCTCTTGCTGGAGACGGTTCGCCGGCGTGCCGAACCGTTCGATGCTGGACAACATGCGATCGTCGAAGACGAGCAGGACCACCTGCTCGACTCCCTGTACGTAGAGTTCGAGGCACGCTTTCGCGGATCGCGCGATCTCATCAAGCAACGTCAGCGCGTCCATCTCGATGTCATGGTCACCGCCGGCGCCGGAGCCGAAGGTCGGCCGATCATCGATGTCGGCGCGGGACGCGGAGAGTGGCTGGAGCTGCTTCGTGACGAGGGTTTGCAGGCAAGCGGGATCGACCTCAATCGTACCATGGTTGCCAGTTGCAAGGCACTCGGGCTCGACTGCATCATGGGAGACGCAGTTGCTGAACTGGCTTTGCTCGAGGCCGGCTCAATCGGTGCGGTGACGGGTTTCCACCTGATCGAGCATCTGCCGTTCCGCACGATGGTCAGCCTGCTCGACGAGGCCCATCGTGTGCTGGCGCCTAGTGGCGTCATCCTGTTCGAGACACCGAATCCGGCAAACCTTCAGGTCGGCAGTCGTTTTTTCTATCTCGATCCGACGCATCGCAATCCCCTGCCGGGAGAGATGGTTGCGATGATCGCCGAGGCGCGCGGCTTCGATCGCGTGAGAATCGTGCCGTTGCACCCGATGCCGCAAACATTCTCCTCGATGGACAAGCAGCTCGGGCGGCAGCTCGATGCACTCCTGCACGGCCCGCAGGATTATGCCCTGATTGCCTACAAGGCCTAA
- a CDS encoding glycosyltransferase family 4 protein, whose product MRVIIATTQVPFVRGGAEFLADNLRVALIEAGHQAEIMAIPFKWYPPTRILDNMLACRLMKIDEACGVAIDRVIGLKFPAYLMPHPNKVMWLLHQYRAAYDTWDTPIGDLINTSDGRSVQSAIKRADDALIPEYRAIYTLSRVVSDRLKRFNNIDSRPLYHPPPDADELRPGEYGDYLLVPSRIDDSKRQHLVIEALAFTRQPVRAIFMGGGNAPDYEAALLRRCAEAGLQDRVQWLGFVSPEQKRSLYSNCKAVVFPAFDEDYGYVTLEAMLSAKPVITLSDSGGPLEFVIDGETGFICAPQPDAMADVFDQLWSDRSGLAARLGSAGLESYRALGLAWSGVVSQLLA is encoded by the coding sequence ATGCGGGTCATCATTGCAACGACCCAGGTGCCATTCGTCCGTGGCGGAGCGGAGTTCCTCGCGGATAATCTTCGTGTTGCGCTGATTGAGGCCGGTCATCAGGCAGAGATCATGGCGATCCCGTTTAAATGGTATCCTCCGACGCGTATTCTCGACAACATGCTCGCATGTCGGCTGATGAAAATCGACGAGGCCTGCGGCGTCGCGATCGACCGGGTCATCGGCCTGAAGTTTCCAGCCTATCTGATGCCACATCCGAACAAGGTGATGTGGTTGCTGCATCAATATCGTGCTGCGTACGATACCTGGGACACGCCCATCGGTGACTTGATCAATACTAGTGATGGGCGCTCGGTCCAAAGCGCGATCAAGCGCGCCGACGATGCACTCATTCCCGAGTATCGCGCGATCTACACCCTTTCCCGGGTGGTGTCCGACCGGCTGAAACGGTTCAACAACATCGATAGCCGACCGCTTTATCATCCGCCGCCGGACGCAGACGAACTTCGGCCGGGTGAGTACGGTGACTACCTTCTTGTTCCAAGCCGCATCGACGACTCTAAGCGGCAGCATCTTGTTATCGAGGCACTCGCCTTCACTCGTCAGCCAGTCCGCGCGATCTTCATGGGTGGCGGAAACGCGCCCGATTACGAGGCGGCCCTGCTGCGCCGGTGTGCAGAGGCAGGTTTGCAGGACCGCGTGCAGTGGCTCGGCTTCGTGTCGCCAGAGCAGAAGCGCTCGCTCTATTCCAACTGCAAAGCCGTCGTCTTTCCGGCGTTCGACGAGGACTATGGCTATGTCACACTGGAAGCCATGCTTTCGGCAAAGCCCGTGATCACCCTCAGCGACTCGGGTGGTCCGCTCGAGTTCGTCATCGACGGTGAAACTGGATTCATCTGCGCCCCGCAGCCCGACGCGATGGCGGACGTGTTCGATCAACTCTGGAGTGATCGCTCCGGTCTGGCGGCGAGGCTCGGATCGGCCGGGCTCGAAAGCTATCGGGCCCTCGGGCTCGCATGGTCAGGCGTCGTAAGCCAATTACTCGCGTAG
- a CDS encoding glycosyltransferase family 2 protein: MTIVAAVLNEAENIRPVCIEIATSLAGLEPYEVVFVDDGSTDATVAELIAARDVLPQLRVVSHDRRCGKSAALRTGIEAAHGIWIATIDGDGQDDPREIVSMLALALETGPVKPGPLVVGVRLKRNDNLSRRFATRFANGLRRRLLNDGCPDTGAPMKLFRRDDFLQLPQFEGVHRFLPALFQHYGSALICKPVHHRARLHGSSKYTNLNRAMVGVRDMMGVMWLQSRTQVPQRVTES, encoded by the coding sequence GTGACCATCGTCGCGGCGGTGCTGAACGAGGCGGAAAACATCCGTCCGGTCTGTATCGAGATCGCGACGTCGCTGGCCGGGCTCGAGCCCTACGAGGTGGTGTTCGTCGATGACGGCAGCACCGATGCGACCGTGGCCGAGCTGATCGCCGCCCGTGACGTGCTGCCCCAACTCCGGGTGGTCAGCCATGACCGGCGTTGCGGCAAGTCGGCCGCGCTTCGCACCGGCATCGAGGCGGCGCACGGCATCTGGATCGCCACCATCGATGGTGACGGGCAGGATGATCCACGCGAGATCGTCTCGATGCTGGCGCTGGCCCTCGAGACAGGACCGGTGAAGCCCGGTCCGCTGGTCGTCGGCGTCAGGCTCAAGCGCAACGACAACCTGTCCCGTCGCTTCGCTACCCGCTTCGCCAATGGCCTGCGCCGCCGCCTGCTGAACGATGGCTGCCCCGATACCGGGGCGCCGATGAAGTTGTTCCGGCGCGACGACTTCCTGCAGCTTCCACAGTTCGAGGGTGTGCACCGGTTCCTGCCGGCGCTGTTCCAGCATTACGGCAGCGCGTTGATCTGCAAGCCAGTCCATCACCGGGCCCGGCTGCATGGCAGCTCGAAATACACCAACCTCAACCGCGCGATGGTCGGGGTGCGCGACATGATGGGCGTCATGTGGCTGCAATCGCGAACGCAGGTTCCGCAGCGGGTTACCGAGTCCTGA
- a CDS encoding glycosyltransferase family 4 protein, which produces MRVGILSVQVPFVRGGAEEHARSLCEAIRASGAEAEIITIPFKWYPPAVFADQILASQLIDVEESCGKRIDRVIGLKFPAYLIPHPNKVLWILHQHRSAYDLWEKPYGDLHHYADGHHAARLIMDADRTLIPKARRIYANSRNVADRLRRYCDIESKALYHPPPYADRYDCNEVEDFFLVPGRINSLKRQDLVLQALKLTRSPIRVVFIGSADEACYADTVRRTIGRLAPGRADWLGEVSLADKLRLFGSCLGIIVPTLDEDYGYVTLEAMLSSKPVITCSDSGGPLEFVVNGETGTICEPDAASLARAMDELWADRNHARQLGRAGRAGYEKMNLSWAQVVDTLLS; this is translated from the coding sequence ATGCGGGTCGGCATATTGAGCGTCCAGGTTCCGTTCGTCAGAGGCGGAGCGGAAGAGCACGCGCGCAGTCTCTGCGAGGCAATTCGCGCGTCCGGTGCCGAGGCGGAAATCATCACGATCCCCTTCAAATGGTATCCACCGGCGGTGTTTGCAGACCAGATCCTTGCGAGCCAGTTGATCGACGTCGAGGAAAGTTGCGGCAAGCGCATCGATCGGGTCATCGGCCTGAAGTTTCCGGCCTATCTCATCCCGCATCCGAACAAGGTTCTCTGGATACTCCATCAGCACCGCAGCGCGTACGATCTGTGGGAGAAGCCATATGGAGATCTGCATCATTATGCGGATGGCCATCATGCGGCGCGGCTGATCATGGACGCGGACAGGACATTGATTCCGAAGGCGCGCCGTATCTACGCAAATTCCCGCAACGTCGCCGACCGGTTGCGGCGGTATTGCGACATCGAGAGCAAGGCCCTCTACCACCCGCCACCCTATGCGGATCGTTACGACTGCAACGAGGTCGAAGACTTCTTCCTGGTTCCGGGCAGGATCAACTCGCTCAAGCGGCAAGATCTCGTGCTTCAGGCGCTCAAGCTGACGCGTTCGCCGATACGCGTCGTGTTCATCGGTAGCGCTGACGAAGCCTGCTACGCGGATACGGTACGCAGGACGATTGGGCGGCTTGCCCCGGGCCGAGCCGATTGGTTGGGAGAAGTATCGCTTGCCGACAAGCTGCGATTGTTCGGGTCCTGCCTCGGTATCATCGTGCCAACGCTCGACGAGGATTATGGCTATGTGACGCTCGAGGCGATGTTGTCCTCGAAACCGGTGATCACCTGTAGCGACTCGGGTGGCCCGCTCGAGTTCGTGGTGAATGGGGAGACCGGAACGATCTGCGAGCCGGATGCGGCCAGCCTGGCACGGGCCATGGATGAACTCTGGGCCGACAGGAACCATGCACGGCAGTTGGGTCGCGCGGGCAGGGCTGGCTATGAAAAAATGAATTTGAGCTGGGCCCAGGTCGTGGACACGTTGCTATCATGA
- a CDS encoding F0F1 ATP synthase subunit B family protein yields MDVQTLLHEPRFWYTVAFFLFFIIFGRRIWAPLAGMLDARAVQVRLELDEAARLRREAEAMLVEARQEREAALADAKALIENARAESLRIAETAQRDAEATATRRERMAQDRIHAAERAAVNEVRAVAADIATEAARAVVAEALTPEADAALIDRAIAALPASFATRIAA; encoded by the coding sequence ATGGACGTCCAGACCCTCCTGCACGAGCCGCGCTTCTGGTACACAGTCGCGTTCTTCCTGTTCTTCATCATCTTCGGCCGCAGGATCTGGGCGCCACTCGCTGGAATGCTTGATGCCCGCGCAGTCCAGGTGCGGCTCGAACTCGACGAGGCTGCCCGCCTCCGGCGCGAAGCCGAGGCCATGCTGGTCGAGGCGAGGCAGGAGCGTGAAGCCGCCCTCGCCGATGCGAAGGCGCTGATCGAGAACGCCCGCGCCGAGTCCCTGCGGATCGCCGAGACGGCCCAGCGCGATGCCGAGGCCACCGCGACCCGGCGCGAGCGTATGGCGCAGGACCGTATCCATGCGGCGGAGCGAGCGGCCGTCAACGAAGTGCGTGCGGTTGCCGCCGACATCGCCACCGAGGCAGCCCGTGCCGTCGTGGCGGAGGCGCTCACCCCCGAAGCGGATGCCGCGCTGATCGACCGTGCGATCGCCGCACTGCCGGCTTCGTTCGCCACCCGCATTGCCGCCTGA
- a CDS encoding glycosyltransferase, producing MKINFFSPLPGLATDIANMSASVLPELAAIAEVRAWTPQHEWRDGIDKGFEIRRFDPDNLPIREFNWADVNFFNVGNNALFHRDIFNVARKIPGVMILHDVRLAHFFGAYSERESVDHAYYISEMDKVGLGQAARRLVAGEIPFSTIADLEPMTQAALRPALAGIIHNRTEMEPLLDNRTVPLFYVPLCLAKAMRPAPLEDSRTFSEGSPIRLVVFGFIGGNRCIAEILQAIAGLPQRRSYTLDIYGTFEHPEPVEKLIGELGLEDQVTCHGFVSDATLDEGLEQADLAINLRNPTMGEASGSQLRIWENALPSLVSDVGWYSELSSDVVRHVRPGNEVSELQAYFREFRQFPQRFRKAGRQGRALLERDHHPASYAQSLLDIAEQAPELHSRHLAMWLARQSAMKIAKGVSNPASFTQGTALAERIQQLVKVPSSAAHTKAAS from the coding sequence ATGAAAATCAACTTCTTCTCGCCGCTTCCAGGATTGGCGACGGATATCGCCAATATGTCTGCGTCGGTCCTTCCCGAGCTTGCAGCCATTGCGGAGGTAAGGGCATGGACGCCGCAGCATGAGTGGCGCGATGGGATCGACAAGGGCTTCGAAATCCGTCGATTCGATCCGGACAATCTGCCGATCCGTGAATTCAATTGGGCCGATGTCAACTTCTTCAACGTCGGCAACAATGCGCTCTTCCATCGTGACATCTTCAACGTGGCCCGTAAGATACCTGGGGTCATGATCCTGCATGACGTGAGGCTGGCCCACTTCTTCGGCGCCTATTCGGAAAGAGAGAGTGTCGATCATGCCTACTACATCTCCGAGATGGATAAGGTAGGGCTGGGTCAGGCGGCACGGCGGCTAGTGGCCGGCGAGATTCCCTTCTCGACTATAGCCGATCTCGAGCCGATGACGCAGGCAGCGCTTCGTCCGGCTCTGGCGGGCATCATTCATAACCGCACCGAGATGGAGCCGCTCCTGGACAACCGGACGGTGCCGCTATTCTACGTGCCGCTGTGCCTAGCGAAGGCGATGCGTCCCGCTCCGCTCGAGGACAGCCGGACATTCTCCGAAGGATCACCGATCCGGCTTGTCGTGTTCGGCTTCATCGGCGGCAACCGCTGCATCGCGGAGATCCTGCAAGCGATTGCTGGCCTGCCGCAACGCAGGAGCTATACGCTCGACATCTACGGCACCTTCGAGCATCCGGAGCCGGTCGAGAAACTGATTGGCGAGCTTGGACTGGAGGATCAGGTCACCTGTCATGGTTTCGTGTCCGACGCGACCCTCGACGAAGGACTTGAACAGGCAGATCTGGCGATCAATCTTCGCAACCCGACCATGGGCGAGGCATCCGGCAGCCAGTTGCGCATCTGGGAGAACGCGCTTCCGTCCCTCGTCAGCGATGTCGGCTGGTACAGTGAATTGTCGTCGGATGTGGTTCGCCACGTGCGGCCTGGAAACGAGGTGTCCGAGCTGCAGGCGTATTTCCGGGAGTTCCGGCAGTTTCCGCAGCGGTTCCGCAAGGCGGGCAGGCAGGGGCGTGCGTTGCTGGAGCGAGATCATCATCCAGCATCCTATGCGCAAAGCCTGCTCGACATCGCCGAGCAGGCGCCTGAGCTTCACTCCCGTCATCTGGCCATGTGGTTGGCGCGACAGAGCGCCATGAAGATCGCGAAAGGCGTGAGCAACCCAGCCTCTTTCACCCAAGGCACTGCCCTGGCTGAACGGATCCAGCAGCTCGTCAAGGTGCCATCGTCGGCCGCACATACGAAAGCTGCTAGTTGA
- a CDS encoding ArnT family glycosyltransferase — MNLTARHYALVAVFVLALFLPGRASLPPLDRDEPRYLEATAQMLRSHDFVDVRFQDQPRYLQPAGIYWLEAAAVAATGTLEQREVWAYRIPTLIAVIISVLLTARLGTALFGIRTGLTGALLLGVSVLMTAEGRMATIDSCLLAAILALQTALLRAWSDRDETRSTPPGIAVLYWAALGIGLMLKGPVMLIPALATPAALALVERRIDWWHRLRPAWGVPLTLAIVLPWCIAIALVSHGLFFKSAVGTNFLGKVASGQQSHGLPPGYHLVIFAIAFWPGSLFAAMAIPFVWMRRHTPQVRFLLCWIVPHWLVFELIATKLPHYVLPTYPAIALLAAASVTQAGGWRPPAALWGRIALAVYGLLWLALGTALTIAGPVLLWRLQHQWLPAAALIPVLSLPLVLLSGWLVVRGRLQDAVMSVAGGAVVVYFGLFWVVLPHLTSIWLSPRIAETVDLVRPCPTSVLASASFSEPSLVFLVGQQTRLVNAAGAADFLESDRSCGLALIGTRDEAAFRARLATHDIAVRQLALIGGINYSTGKHLDLKLFKVER, encoded by the coding sequence ATGAACCTGACGGCTCGTCATTATGCGCTGGTCGCAGTCTTCGTGCTCGCACTGTTCCTGCCGGGGCGGGCCAGCCTGCCGCCGCTCGACCGCGACGAGCCGCGCTATCTCGAAGCGACGGCGCAGATGCTGCGCTCGCACGACTTCGTCGATGTCCGGTTCCAGGACCAGCCACGCTACCTGCAGCCGGCCGGGATCTACTGGCTGGAGGCGGCGGCGGTCGCCGCGACCGGAACGCTCGAACAACGCGAGGTCTGGGCCTACCGCATCCCGACCCTGATCGCGGTGATCATCTCGGTGTTGCTCACGGCGCGCCTGGGAACGGCACTGTTCGGGATCCGTACCGGACTGACCGGCGCCTTGCTGCTGGGGGTCTCGGTGCTGATGACCGCCGAGGGCCGCATGGCCACGATCGATAGCTGCCTACTCGCGGCGATCCTGGCGCTGCAGACGGCCCTGCTCCGCGCCTGGTCCGACCGCGACGAAACGCGATCGACCCCGCCCGGCATCGCCGTCCTCTATTGGGCGGCACTCGGGATCGGCCTGATGCTCAAGGGACCGGTGATGCTGATCCCGGCACTTGCGACGCCGGCCGCCCTGGCCCTGGTCGAACGCCGCATCGACTGGTGGCACCGGCTGCGCCCGGCCTGGGGCGTGCCGTTGACGCTGGCGATCGTGCTGCCCTGGTGCATCGCCATCGCCCTGGTCAGCCACGGCCTGTTCTTCAAAAGCGCGGTCGGCACCAACTTCCTCGGCAAGGTCGCCTCCGGCCAGCAATCGCATGGCCTGCCACCCGGCTATCATCTGGTGATTTTCGCAATCGCCTTCTGGCCGGGCTCGCTGTTCGCAGCCATGGCGATCCCGTTCGTGTGGATGCGCCGCCATACGCCGCAGGTGCGGTTCCTGCTCTGCTGGATCGTGCCGCACTGGCTGGTGTTCGAGCTGATCGCCACCAAGCTGCCGCACTACGTCCTGCCGACCTACCCGGCGATCGCGCTGCTCGCCGCCGCTTCCGTGACACAGGCCGGTGGCTGGCGTCCACCTGCGGCGCTCTGGGGTCGCATAGCACTGGCCGTGTATGGGCTGCTCTGGCTGGCGCTCGGAACCGCGCTGACGATCGCCGGACCGGTGCTGCTCTGGCGGCTGCAGCATCAGTGGCTACCGGCAGCCGCGCTGATCCCGGTGCTCTCCTTGCCGCTGGTGCTGCTGTCCGGCTGGCTGGTGGTCCGCGGGCGCCTGCAGGATGCGGTCATGTCGGTCGCGGGTGGGGCAGTGGTCGTCTATTTCGGCCTGTTCTGGGTCGTGCTGCCGCATCTCACCAGCATCTGGCTGAGCCCCAGGATTGCGGAGACGGTCGATCTGGTGAGGCCATGCCCGACCAGCGTACTGGCTTCCGCCTCGTTCAGCGAGCCGAGCCTGGTGTTCCTGGTGGGCCAGCAGACCAGGCTGGTGAACGCTGCCGGCGCTGCGGATTTTCTCGAGAGCGATCGCTCGTGTGGTCTTGCTTTGATCGGCACCCGTGACGAGGCCGCATTCCGCGCCAGGCTGGCGACCCATGACATCGCGGTCCGGCAACTGGCCCTGATCGGTGGCATCAACTACTCGACCGGCAAGCATCTGGACCTGAAGCTGTTCAAGGTGGAACGGTAG
- a CDS encoding class I SAM-dependent methyltransferase, translated as MASVNSLCCVHCRAVFLIAGINAFDCQECGVTYPIMGGVPIMFENVTALPGKKPTPAVAKQILAAFSLPADAIAVERVRRLFVQTACYGGMLIETEAAQFLDRVRNTGWDLGDCNALETQPPAADPLDLGAARPNWLMNYIPRRMTAGETRLANVRFENAGTAPMRHAGTNPYTLAVRWHDAAGTLVELEDCRTPLPIDLPPGRSLTLPVRLRVPDSPGSYTLTLLMVEEDVRWLDDDLLTVSVQVSTRMAPPTPAGWWIRDDGVQGYDADHDRGLDLLRSWVKAFAPPCPRILEIGGNAIPMIEQLEGDLYNIDVDLLGLQICSLRQQQARRKMTIVCADAANLPFPVEFFDVIVVFASLHHFPDPATVLAGLRVRLKPGGFFAIMCEPVGHIWPGAVLPEYLRELNRGANEQSFTPEEYVHIFGRAELETLEAIVDKDSLKARLKPRSAA; from the coding sequence ATGGCATCGGTCAACTCACTATGTTGTGTTCATTGCCGTGCGGTATTTCTGATTGCCGGTATTAACGCCTTCGATTGTCAAGAGTGCGGCGTCACTTACCCGATTATGGGTGGCGTCCCGATCATGTTCGAGAATGTCACCGCTTTACCCGGTAAGAAACCGACGCCGGCGGTCGCTAAGCAAATACTGGCAGCATTCTCGCTCCCGGCGGATGCGATCGCCGTCGAACGGGTGCGTCGACTCTTTGTACAGACTGCGTGCTACGGTGGAATGCTGATCGAGACCGAGGCGGCACAATTTCTCGATCGTGTCCGCAATACCGGCTGGGATCTTGGGGACTGCAATGCGCTCGAAACGCAGCCACCCGCAGCCGATCCGCTGGACCTGGGCGCAGCCCGGCCGAACTGGCTGATGAATTACATACCGCGTCGAATGACGGCCGGGGAAACACGGCTTGCCAACGTAAGGTTCGAAAATGCTGGTACGGCGCCGATGCGCCATGCAGGCACGAACCCGTACACCTTGGCAGTGCGCTGGCATGATGCGGCTGGTACCCTGGTGGAGCTCGAGGATTGCCGAACGCCATTGCCGATCGATCTGCCGCCAGGCCGCTCGCTGACCTTGCCCGTCCGCCTTCGGGTGCCGGATTCTCCCGGATCCTATACGCTGACCCTGCTCATGGTCGAAGAGGACGTGCGCTGGCTTGACGATGATCTGCTGACCGTGTCCGTGCAGGTCAGCACGCGGATGGCGCCACCAACTCCTGCGGGCTGGTGGATCCGAGACGATGGCGTGCAGGGTTATGATGCCGACCATGATCGCGGGCTGGATCTGCTGCGCAGTTGGGTAAAGGCGTTCGCTCCGCCCTGCCCGAGGATACTGGAGATCGGCGGCAACGCGATCCCGATGATCGAGCAGCTGGAAGGCGACCTCTATAATATAGACGTGGATCTACTCGGCTTGCAGATTTGCAGCCTGCGTCAGCAACAGGCGCGGCGAAAGATGACGATCGTCTGTGCGGACGCCGCAAACCTTCCATTTCCGGTCGAGTTCTTCGACGTCATCGTGGTGTTCGCGTCGCTTCATCACTTTCCGGACCCGGCGACCGTGCTGGCAGGCCTGCGCGTGCGTCTCAAGCCGGGCGGATTTTTTGCCATTATGTGCGAACCGGTCGGGCATATCTGGCCTGGCGCAGTCCTTCCTGAATACCTGAGGGAACTCAATCGCGGTGCGAACGAACAGAGTTTCACACCTGAGGAATACGTCCACATCTTCGGGCGAGCCGAGCTCGAAACGCTGGAGGCGATCGTGGACAAAGATTCGTTGAAGGCGCGTCTCAAGCCGCGCTCAGCAGCATGA
- a CDS encoding WcbI family polysaccharide biosynthesis putative acetyltransferase, with protein MTSPADVRWAYKYYLGRDPEDAGVIDFYVEATKGLIDTLRGALFDSEEAQENAGCFSPQGEFCIWRPGRKKILIIGNCIGPNLGRTLAAMADASIYAIDILRTAATPLAISPFIDDADYVLAPNLGEEFGLLAGKALRDRLGDRLAFYTLTFFAGVHPDVTYLGVRGKRFHSPLGDYHSRIVVRSFVRDQSSSDCRRLFLDNSLSEGDHRRTYAESVEEYLRREGDSDIRISDWLFKEIRQQPLLYTVNHPTTAVLTEIARNACLWFGLGWVLPVPVLTSNDLSRDIIWPVHRVVAMQVGLEYSTQDVFWVNRYVMDLDEFIWRSYRLYANQDRQEFAAAAATRGLA; from the coding sequence ATGACATCCCCTGCCGACGTCCGCTGGGCATACAAGTACTATCTCGGCCGCGACCCTGAGGATGCCGGCGTCATCGACTTCTATGTCGAGGCGACAAAAGGCCTAATCGATACCCTACGCGGCGCGCTGTTCGACTCGGAAGAGGCGCAGGAGAACGCCGGGTGCTTCTCTCCACAGGGAGAATTCTGTATCTGGCGACCGGGCAGGAAAAAAATCCTGATCATCGGGAACTGCATTGGCCCCAACCTCGGCCGCACTCTCGCCGCGATGGCCGACGCTTCGATCTATGCCATCGATATCCTGAGGACGGCGGCAACACCGCTCGCGATATCGCCTTTCATCGATGACGCCGACTACGTTCTGGCGCCTAATCTTGGCGAGGAATTTGGGCTGCTCGCGGGGAAGGCGCTCCGGGACCGACTAGGCGACCGGCTCGCCTTCTACACCCTTACCTTCTTCGCAGGTGTCCATCCCGACGTCACCTATCTGGGCGTGAGAGGGAAACGATTTCATTCACCCCTGGGAGACTACCACTCGAGAATTGTGGTCCGCTCGTTCGTTCGTGACCAGTCTTCTAGCGATTGCCGTCGGCTTTTCCTGGATAACAGTCTCTCCGAAGGTGACCATCGACGCACCTATGCGGAATCGGTCGAGGAGTATCTAAGGCGGGAAGGCGATTCCGACATCCGTATATCCGACTGGCTATTCAAGGAGATACGCCAGCAACCATTGCTCTACACGGTCAACCATCCGACCACCGCTGTTCTCACCGAAATCGCACGGAATGCGTGCCTGTGGTTCGGCCTTGGGTGGGTATTGCCGGTTCCAGTCCTGACATCCAACGACCTGTCCAGGGACATCATCTGGCCGGTCCACAGGGTCGTCGCGATGCAGGTCGGGCTGGAATACAGCACACAGGATGTGTTCTGGGTGAATCGCTACGTCATGGACCTCGATGAATTCATCTGGCGGTCATACCGGCTCTACGCGAACCAGGATCGGCAAGAATTCGCTGCTGCCGCAGCGACACGCGGGCTGGCCTGA